A stretch of Gossypium hirsutum isolate 1008001.06 chromosome A06, Gossypium_hirsutum_v2.1, whole genome shotgun sequence DNA encodes these proteins:
- the LOC121203430 gene encoding calcium-dependent mitochondrial ATP-magnesium/phosphate carrier protein 2 codes for MMSKSDPLESNPIRIRFIKEVFSPLELGNKKAAKDLESCWGVSNDKRKKFELIAPLSGSDSDWNSKVQIFSVKNRIGVNNRSNHVRSEVRMKGLSIKVPMDVFIGMFSSENELNDKKVEAVRKGLKGKYIDTVEGTCMNRLLFAANWSVLVNRFVEAIPSSFKSGNKRIQKMDKNKECLSSCTRDVESKALFEFKPGESRARVITRNEGLEHNHDRENVLFECFIGFAFDQLTQNLQKLDYLKAVASIWDGRKVDVNGFLGNLKFAKVGGVPSGLVGVGTGGREETGGNSSQKLAGLIRNIPLSDVKHLRLTLSMISPTDLTELSLLLGQSLLDLPDKKKLFSVQEFFRYTKSEGRRFFEELDRDGDGQVTLEDLEVAMKKRKLPVKYSQEFMRQTRRNPFSKSFGWKQFLSLMERKEPTILEAYTSLCLSESGTLQKSEILASLKNVGLPATEDNAVAMMRFLNAGTEESVSYGYFRNFMLLLPPDRLRQDDPRNIWFKAASVVAVAPPAEVPAISVLKSAIAGGLSCGLSSALMYPIDTVKTQLQASTTLTFLELMSNIPQVGLRGLYKGSIPAILGQFSSNGLRTGISEVSKLVLINVAPNLPDIQVKSMASFLGTVLGTMARLPSEVLKQRLQADLYDNVGEALIGTWKQDGPQAFFRGAGATLCRELPFYVAGMGLYTESKKFTQRLIRRELEPWEAVVVGAISGGLVSVISTPFDVIKTRMMTASGGQNVSMSAVAISILRHEGPLALFKGLIPRFFWIAPFGAMNFAGYELLRKAMDGNKDIATDQVSGNKDISMDQVSEKEIS; via the exons ATGATGTCGAAGAGTGATCCGCTTGAATCAAATCCAATTCGGATTCGGTTCATAAAAGAAGTATTTTCACCTCTTGAATTAGGCAATAAGAAAGCTGCAAAAGATCTTGAAAGTTGTTGGGGAGTGTctaatgataaaagaaaaaaattcgaaTTGATTGCCCCATTGAGTGGTAGTGATAGTGATTGGAATAGTAAGGTTCAAATCTTCAGTGTGAAGAACAGAATCGGTGTTAATAATCGGTCGAATCATGTTCGTAGTGAAGTGAGAATGAAAGGATTGTCTATAAAGGTTCCGATGGATGTTTTTATTGGCATGTTTTCGTCGGAAAATGAGCTGAACGATAAAAAGGTCGAGGCAGTTAGGAAAGGATTGAAAGGAAAATATATTGATACAGTTGAAGGGACTTGTATGAATCGGTTGCTGTTTGCAGCGAATTGGTCGGTGCTGGTTAACAGATTTGTTGAGGCTATACCGAGCTCATTCAAGTCTGGGAATAAACGGATTCAGAAAATGGACAAAAATAAAGAGTGTCTAAGTTCGTGTACTCGTGACGTGGAATCAAAGGCACTGTTTGAGTTTAAGCCTGGAGAGTCGAGGGCCCGGGTTATCACGAGGAATGAGGGTTTGGAACATAATCATGATCGAGAGAATGTACTGTTTGAATGCTTTATAGGATTTGCATTTGATCAGTTGACCCAAAATCTTCAAAAGCTTGATTATTTAAAAGCAGTTGCAAGTATTTGGGATGGTCGAAAAGTTGATGTAAATGGATTTTTGGGAAATTTGAAGTTTGCTAAAGTGGGAGGTGTTCCGTCCGGTCTTGTTGGTGTTGGTACGGGCGGTAGGGAAGAAACTGGTGGTAATTCATCACAAAAACTGGCCGGTCTGATACGTAACATTCCTCTATCAGATGTGAAGCATTTGAGATTGACCTTATCGATGATCTCGCCTACGGATTTGACTGAGCTTTCACTACTATTGGGCCAGTCTTTGCTAGACCTTCCAGACAAGAAGAAGTTATTCTCTGTCCAGGAGTTCTTCAGATATACCAAGTCTGAAG gGAGGAGGTTCTTTGAAGAACTGGATAGAGATGGCGATGGCCAAGTAACTTTAGAAGATCTTGAAGTtgcaatgaaaaaaagaaaattgccAGTGAAATATTCTCAGGAATTCATGCGCCAGACCAGAAGAAATCCATTTTCAAAATCCTTTGGCTGGAAGCAGTTTTTATCCTTGATGGAACGGAAGGAGCCAACCATTCTTGAAGCTTATACTTCTCTTTGTTTAAGCGAGTCTGGGACTCTCCAAAAGAGTGAAATATTGGCATCACTTAAAAATGTCGGGCTTCCAGCAACCGAAGACAATGCTGTCGCCATGATGCGGTTTTTGAATGCAGGCACTGAAGAATCTGTTTCATATGGATACTTCCGCAATTTTATGCTTCTTTTGCCTCCTGACCGACTACGTCAAGATGATCCTCG GAATATCTGGTTTAAGGCTGCGTCTGTTGTTGCTGTTGCACCGCCTGCAGAAGTGCCAGCTATAAGTGTTCTTAAATCCGCAATTGCTGGGGGTCTTTCATGTGGATTATCTTCAGCTCTAATGTATCCAATCGATACTGTGAAG ACTCAGTTGCAAGCATCAACCACCCTGACATTCCTGGAACTTATGTCAAACATTCCACAAGTCGGATTACGGGGGCTTTATAAGGGTTCCATCCCTGCAATTCTTGGACAGTTTTcaag CAATGGGTTGCGGACAGGAATATCTGAAGTAAGCAAGCTTGTATTGATCAATGTGGCTCCGAACCTCCCTGACATCCAG GTTAAATCCATGGCATCATTCCTCGGTACAGTTCTAGGAACAATGGCACGTTTACCTAGTGAGGTACTGAAGCAGCGTTTGCAGGCTGATCTTTATGACAATGTCGGAGAAGCTCTTATCGGTACTTGGAAGCAGGATGGCCCGCAGGCCTTTTTCCGTGGTGCTGGGGCCACACTTTGTCGTGAGTTGCCTTTCTATGTTGCAGGGATGGGCCTTTACACTGAATCCAAAAAG tttaccCAACGACTTATAAGACGGGAACTGGAACCGTGGGAAGCAGTTGTTGTCGGAGCTATTTCCGGAGGGTTAGTTTCTGTTATTAGTACACCATTCGATGTCATTAAAACTAGAATGATGACTGCATCTGGGGGCCAAAACGTATCGATGTCAGCGGTAGCCATTTCTATACTCCGTCACGAAGGGCCCCTTGCCCTGTTCAAAGGACTCATACCAAGGTTTTTTTGGATTGCTCCCTTTGGCGCCATGAACTTTGCCGGCTACGAGTTGTTGAGGAAGGCTATGGACGGAAACAAAGACATTGCAACGGATCAAGTATCCGGAAACAAAGatatttctatggatcaagtctcCGAAAAAGAAATCAGCTAA